One window of the Colletotrichum destructivum chromosome 4, complete sequence genome contains the following:
- a CDS encoding uncharacterized protein (Putative zn(2)Cys(6) fungal-type DNA-binding domain, transcription factor domain, fungi): protein MLTYCDEAFKRKEHLDRHLRRHLGSKPFQCSVCPKAFSRKDVLNRHLTTHELSSANPSSPRRPGKKPQACFSCSKAKQRCSKGKPCRLCASKGISCRYPADGGASDGVATPGGQSDGSERPAFDAGEQRTLPDASSSATATMPTDDQYERLVPAAETLVTLNEPGTNTNAEVNPMPSYGTAASPVRQPINVVSESEPFSTSINPIGVESTHALNSAFVSFNQSFLWSFNQDLWGHELPGPVQSSAEDNSGAFIQEDQSAVAVHLDPAFVSTQSAQSCAFCEDCPSFPSLEPNDEEVILAEDFCHVSKINGHEKLVNFFQEQKPPGDRRFPEARVIHTFVQLYYEYFDHQFPCIHPTVLANGDESWVSLLAVAAVGSQYSSISNSEQYHKGLQELLHRAVAVYKPEPYRSPSLQIVQSTLLSLVCLQFSGSQRRSMRAEWRRSQLISLCRFVVSLRRRGSNEPNPAPDHEQDWSGWLAAESRVRLVHCLYKLECLQLTFLSLPPIYKLHELTDRFPAHENVWGCRDSESWREKSQSPEVRAACHIELDLSNKHEAIAKMGSFARQMHMLSLYTEETVLHYQLLSPLWKTLITGMSNPVDTQTNINTLLTNAATSVNDAFQTLWERSSSKPESPETCAMLTYYHVLSILRHVPLRKLYEFSGWQVTDPQIEAARDYLQKWMRNKPSEARRCFWHAAAVFRILRNKTHFACDSPFCHLVVTIYIGAFDQFAQLKEGMSPDDATTFVGVDRPTRVDLLQDKEEIEAWLESGSSSVHITGVGVLKSTKSSARLISECRRILLSASGWPSLCRFQAGAWERVSAGSRPHDWSEA from the exons ATGTTGACTTACTGCGATGAGGCGTTCAAGAGGAAAGAGCATCTCGACCGCCATCTTCGACGTCATCTGGGCTCGAAACCTTTCCAATGCTCGGTTTGCCCGAAAGCCTTCTCTCGGAA AGACGTCCTCAATCGACACCTTACAACTCATGAGTTGAGCTCCGCGAATCCTTCGTCACCAAGGCGACCCGGCAAGAAACCGCAAGCGTGCTTTTCATGTTCAAAGGCAAAACAGCGTTGCTCAAAAGGAAAGCCTTGTCGCTTATGCGCAAGCAAGGGCATCAGCTGCCGTTACCCGGCCGATGGAGGTGCCTCCGATGGGGTAGCGACCCCCGGCGGCCAGTCCGACGGTTCCGAAAGACCGGCATTTGACGCCGGGGAACAACGCACTTTGCCCGATGCATCTTCCTCTGCAACGGCCACAATGCCGACAGACGACCAATACGAACGCCTCGTACCTGCTGCAGAAACCCTTGTAACTCTAAACGAGCCTGGGACGAATACCAACGCCGAAGTCAACCCGATGCCAAGCTATGGAACGGCAGCGTCTCCAGTTAGACAGCCAATCAACGTCGTATCTGAGTCCGAACCTTTCTCCACATCTATAAATCCCATCGGGGTCGAAAGTACGCATGCCTTGAACTCGGCATTTGTCTCCTTCAACCAGTCTTTCCTATGGTCTTTCAACCAAGACCTCTGGGGTCACGAGCTCCCTGGACCCGTGCAATCGTCTGCAGAGGATAACAGCGGAGCATTCATTCAGGAAGATCAATCAGCAGTCGCCGTACATCTTGATCCAGCCTTCGTTTCCACCCAAAGCGCACAGTCTTGTGCTTTTTGCGAGGATTGTCCCTCGTTCCCATCACTGGAACCGAATGATGAGGAAGTTATACTTGCAGAGGACTTTTGCCATGTTAGTAAGATCAATGGTCACGAAAAGTTGGTGAATTTCTTTCAGGAACAGAAGCCACCCGGCGACAGACGGTTTCCCGAGGCGAGAGTGATTCACACATTCGTTCAGCTCTACTACGAGTACTTTGATCACCAGTTTCCCTGCATTCACCCAACGGTGCTCGCGAATGGCGACGAGTCGTGGgtctctcttctcgccgTTGCAGCCGTCGGCTCACAGTACTCCTCCATCTCAAACTCTGAGCAGTACCATAAAGGATTACAGGAGCTTCTTCATCGAGCGGTGGCGGTCTAC AAACCGGAGCCATACCGAAGCCCAAGTTTACAAATAGTCCAGAGCACGCTTCTCAGCTTGGTGTGCCTGCAGTTCTCGGGATCTCAACGGAGGTCCATGAGAGCGGAATGGCGAAGGAGCCAATTGATATCCTTGTGTCGCTTCGTGGTCAGCCTTCGGCGCAGGGGGTCCAACGAACCGAACCCCGCCCCCGACCACGAACAAGACTGGAGCGGCTGGCTTGCCGCCGAGTCACGGGTTCGACTGGTTCATTGTCTCTACA AACTAGAATGCCTCCAGCTTACTTTCTTGAGCCTGCCGCCGATTTACAAGCTTCATGAACTCACCGATAGATTCCCTGCACATGAAAACGTCTGGGGATGTCGAGACTCCGAAAGCTGGCGAGAGAAGAGTCAGTCTCCAGAAG TGAGGGCAGCATGTCACATCGAATTAGACCTCTCAAACAAGCATGAAGCAATCGCGAAAATGGGATCATTCGCTCGACAAATGCACATGCTTAGCCTCTACACAGAGGAAACGGTTCTACACTACCAGCTGTTGTCTCCTCTGTGGAAGACACTAATAACAGGGATGTCCAACCCAGTGGATACCCAGACAAACATCAACACCTTGCTCACAAACGCCGCGACATCTGTGAATGATGCGTTCCAGACATTATGGGAGAGATCCAGCTCGAAACCGGAATCACCAGAGACCTGTGCAATGCTCACGTACTATCATGTCCTGTCCATCCTGCGGCACGTGCCGCTTCGAAAGCTCTACGAGTTCTCCGGATGGCAGGTCACAGATCCCCAAATTGAAGCGGCGCGAGATTATCTACAGAAATGGATGCGAAACAAGCCCTCTGAGGCTCGGAGATGTTTCTGGCATGCGGCAGCGGTCTTCAGGATCCTTAGAAACAAGACACACTTTGCATGCGACAGCCCTTTTTGCCATTTGGTGGTCACTATTTACATCGGGGCCTTTGATCAGTTTGCGCAACTCAAAGAAGGCATGTCGCCTGATGATGCGACCACTTTTGTTGGGGTAGATCGACCAACGAGAGTTGATCTCCTGCAAGATAAAGAAGAAATTGAGGCGTGGCTGGAGAGTGGAAGCTCGAGTGTTCATATCACGGGCGTAGGGGTTCTGAAGAGCACCAAGAGTAGCGCTCGGTTGATCTCCGAGTGTCGGAGGATTCTTTTGTCTGCCAGTGGCTGGCCATCGTTGTGTCGTTTCCAGGCTGGGGCTTGGGAACGGGTTTCTGCGGGTAGTCGGCCTCACGACTGGAGTGAAGCGTAA
- a CDS encoding Putative cytochrome P450 — MFRQYCRADYEKTSSELHKKYGPVVRVAPGQYSIDSVDAAKTIYGHGSHFAKNDWYIPWGIPAQNNLFNELNPKVHASMRRQVANVYSMSNMVSYEPYVDECTEIFAQRFSEFSAEGRVIDLGHWFQCYALDVIGKITFSKRFGCFDAGDDVRGVMKALEETLTFSTLVGVYPWLSSYLFTMLKYIGSGKEPKGNAFLAKFATEHVAASRAEEKPKEGPQDFISKLVQAQRERLESIDDALIVTTGNTNIAAGSDTTAISLSAIMYYLCRNPSTLQKLRKELDEAEAEGSISSPITFRESQALPYLQAVVKESLRLHPATGLTMPRVVPEGGRQLAGIFFPAGNVVGINAWIAHHNKEVFGHDADEFRPERWIDSSKEQKSAMESYFFAFGQGSRTCIGKNISLLEVFKAIPRVVQNFDVILEKEDDWRCTNYWFVKPRDFFVRVKKRGSC, encoded by the exons ATGTTCCGTCAATACTGCCGCGCCGACTACGAGAAGACCAGCAGCGAGCTACACAAAAAATATG GTCCTGTTGTCCGGGTAGCCCCTGGTCAATACAGCATCGACAGTGTTGACGCAGCCAAAACTATCTACGGCCATGGCAGCCATTTCGCCAAG AATGATTGGTACATCCCATGGGGCATCCCCGCCCAGAACAACCTCTTCAACGAGTTGAACCCGAAAGTCCACGCCAGTATGCGCCGACAAGTTGCCAATGTTTACTCAATGTCCAACATGGTCTCGTACGAACCATATGTTGATGAGTGCACCGAAATCTTTGCCCAACGATTTTCCGAATTTTCCGCCGAGGGTCGCGTAATTGATCTTGGACATTGGTTCCAATGCTATGCCCTCGATGTCATTGGCAAGATTACA TTCTCCAAGCGATTCGGATGtttcgacgccggcgacgatgttCGAGGAGTCATGAAGGCGCTTGAAGAAACCCTGACGTTTAGCACTCTAGTCGGTGTCTACCCGTGGCTGTCCTCCTACTTATTCACGATGCTCAAGTACATCGGCTCAGGCAAAGAGCCAAAGGGAAATGCATTCTTAGCCAAGTTCGCAACCGAGCATGTGGCAGCCAGCCGtgcggaggagaagcccaaggAGGGACCTCAAGATTTCATTTCCAAGCTCGTCCAGGCCCAGAGAGAGCGACTTGAATCCATCGATGATGCGCTTATTGTGACTACCGGCAATACTAACATCGCGGCTGGATCAGATACTACGGCCATCTCGCTCAGCGCCATCATGTACTACCTCTGCAGAAACCCAAGCACGTTGCAGAAATTGCGGaaggagctggacgaggccgaggcggagggaTCAATCTCGAGCCCAATCACTTTCAGAGAATCTCAGGCATTGCCGTACCTCCAGGCTGTGGTCAAGGAGAGTCTTAGACTACACCCTGCCACGGGGCTCACTATGCCGCGTGTGGTCCCCGAGGGCGGTAGACAGCTGGCAGGAATCTTCTTTCCTGCAGGG AATGTTGTTGGCATTAACGCATGGATAGCTCACCACAATAAGGAGGTCTTCGGACACGATGCGGATGAGTTCCGACCGGAACGATGGATCGACTCAAGCAAGGAGCAAAAGAGCGCCATGGAATCGTACTTCTTCGCT TTTGGCCAGGGCTCGCGCACCTGCATCGGCAAGAACATCAGCTTGCTGGAGGTGTTCAAAGCCATTCCCAGAGTCGTGCAGAACTTTGACGTCATACtagagaaggaggatgacTGGCGCTGCACCAATTACTGGTTTGTGAAGCCTCGAGACTTTTTCGTCAGAGTGAAGAAGAGGGGATCATGCTGA